The genomic window CCGATTTGCTTTTCAACACGAATTTTATTAACAGTCATTCAATTACCTTTTCTTCACCTACTATCGATACAAATACAACACAATTAGATCACGCGATTCTTGAAGAAGGCTGGATACCCATGCCTCATTAGCGAAGTGGCCGCGTGACACAAACAATCGGGGAAAGCAAACCGACGTGAGAAGAAAAACCCCTGAACATCTTGAGCTTGGCATCTAGCCGTCGCGACGCTCCTAAGATGGAAAGCCTCCATCGAAAAACGATCGAAGCTGTAGGTTTTGAGTGTCCTCTACCGCTTGAAATGGCAGTTTTACGCCAAGCAAAATCTTCGCAGAATCGCCACAACGTTTCAAACGAAGTGGCGTTTTTCACCAGCGCTGCCGTCATCCCCCTTCCTACCGCACCACCGACAGGGATGCGGCATCCAAAGAGGGCTATTTACGAATGCCCAACTTACCAATGATATCCAAATACCGCTGCGGATCCTCACTTCGGACATAATCGAGAAGCCGGCGTCTGCGACTTACCAGCCCCAGCAACCCACGACGCGAGGCATAATCTTTGCGATGAGTTCGCATGTGCTCGGTTAATCCGTTAATCCGCTCGGTCAAAATTGCGATTTGCACTTCTGGAGACCCTGTGTCACCCGATTCTTTCGCATGTTCTTCGATGACTGCGGATTTTCGCTCTTTCGAGATCGTCATTCTTACTTCTTTTCGTTACTTATCGTTTAATACTTACGTTTTTCGTCAACTCTTACGTTTTTCGTCAACTTGCGACCGGTTCATGATTGATAGTCGGCTTTCCTCGATTGGGGGTAGTTTACCGGCAGTTGGAAATCACGCAACGGCAAATTCGCTCCCAATCGACTAGGAAGTCGCGAAAACCTTCCATTCAACCAACTTTTGTAGCACTTCCGCGGCCTGATCCGCCGGCGTTGTCGCCTTCCCGCCATCCAAACGAATCTCGGGATTGCGAGGCGCTTCATAAGGATCACTAATGCCAGTGAAGTTCTTTATCTCTCCCGATCGCGCTTTCTTATACAAGCCTTTGGGGTCACGAGCTTCGCAGATGTCTAAAGGTGTATCGACAAAGACCTCGATGAAATCACCTGTTTTGCCAGCCTCCTCGACAATTTTTCGGACTCGATCGCGGTCCTTCCGGTAGGGACTCACGAACGCGGTCAACGTAATCAAGCCTGCTGAAGCCATTAAAGCAGCCACGTTGCCAATTCGCCGGATGTTTTCCTCGCGGTCGATCGAAGCAAATCCCAACCCAAATCGTTCCGCAAATGCTTCGCCATGTTCTTCACGCAATGCGGGGGGAGGAGCGCAAAGCCCGTGGCGAATGTTGTCACCATCGAGCAGCGTCGTCGCCCGACCCAACTGCAATAGCTGCGAATCGAGCTCGTTGGCGACCGTGCTCTTTCCGCATCCGCTCAACCCCGTAAACCAAACCACCACGCCACGTTGGCCTAAATTCGATTCACGCGCCGATCGGTCGACCGTCGCAGGATGCCAGACAATGTCAGATGGGTTCATGGGAGTTGGGAGTTGGGAGTTGGGAGTTGGGAGCTGGGAGCTGGGAGCTGGGAGTTGGGAGCTGGGAGCTGGGAGCTGGGAGCTGGGGTGTTTTCCAGGGTGGGTGAAACCCTTGACGCTTTTCCGCTAGTGCTTTGTCAATTTTTCATTTTAGGGTCGTGGACGAGGTAACGAGTCCTTTTGGACCGCTGTGGAGTCAGGGACTCGTAACCTCGTCC from Novipirellula aureliae includes these protein-coding regions:
- the rpsO gene encoding 30S ribosomal protein S15, with amino-acid sequence MTISKERKSAVIEEHAKESGDTGSPEVQIAILTERINGLTEHMRTHRKDYASRRGLLGLVSRRRRLLDYVRSEDPQRYLDIIGKLGIRK
- the cysC gene encoding adenylyl-sulfate kinase — protein: MNPSDIVWHPATVDRSARESNLGQRGVVVWFTGLSGCGKSTVANELDSQLLQLGRATTLLDGDNIRHGLCAPPPALREEHGEAFAERFGLGFASIDREENIRRIGNVAALMASAGLITLTAFVSPYRKDRDRVRKIVEEAGKTGDFIEVFVDTPLDICEARDPKGLYKKARSGEIKNFTGISDPYEAPRNPEIRLDGGKATTPADQAAEVLQKLVEWKVFATS